The DNA region CAAGACCCACTACTTGGAGTGGTTTGAAAGTAGAGTAGAAAAGGCAATAAAGAGCTTTAGGATGTTTTCTAAAGAGGATAATATTTTGGTTGCGGTTTCTGGAGGGAAGGATAGCTTAGGCCTTTGGCATGCCCTTTGGAAGTTGGGGTACAAAGCAGATGGCCTTTATATAAACTTAGGTATAGGTGAATACTCTGAGCTTTCGGAGAAAAAAGCTAAAGCCTTTGCGGACAAGATCGGCAAAAAGCTTCATGTTGTATATCTCAAAGAGAACATAATGGACATACCTACTCTAAAAGAGCTTCAGAGTAGACCAGCTTGTTCTGTATGTGGCACCTTGAAAAGGTACTACATGAACCTTACCGCAAAAAAACTTGGTTATTCTGTAATAGCTACGGGACACAATTTGGATGATGAGTGCGCGGTGCTTATGGGCAATGTGCTCTCTTGGAATATAGATTATTTGGTAAGGCAGTATCCTGTGCTGGAAGAAGGCAACGGTTTTGTAAGAAAAGTAAAACCTCTGTGCCTGGTATCAGAAAAGCAAAGCGCTATGTATGCCTTCCTATCTGGCATAGACTTTGTGGAAGATGAATGTCCCTACGCAGTGGGCGCATCTTCTATAAGCTACAAACTTATAATGGCAAAGATAGAAGAGGAAAGCCCAGGGACAAAGTTAAGGTTTTACTTAGAGTTTATAAGAAAGGTAAGGCCGATGTTTGCCCTCAAACAGAATGTAAAGTTAAATCCCTGCCAGGTATGCGGTGAGCCAACCACAGGTGACGTGTGCTCTGTATGCAGACTGAAAATGAGATTAGAAGCATCTAAGGCTGGAATGAAACAAAATTTTTGAATAGCTTACAAAGTTCAGCTACTCTCTCCTTTGTTTTTTTAAGATCACCGCTGTTATCCACTACATAGTCCGCTCTCTTGAGCTTTTCCTCCGGATCCATTTGATTTTTCCATCTTCTCTCAAAGTCCTCTTGCGTTATCCCCTTTGCCAAAGACCTTAATTTACAAACATCATAGGGTGCATAGACCAAAACTAAAAAATCGTATCTCCCTTTAGTTTTCTTTTCCAGCACGAGTGAAGCCTCCACTATTGCTACAGCGTCCTTAGGTAAGGTTTTAAAGACCTCATCCAATCTTCTGTAAAGAGCTGAGTGGGTTATATCTTCTAAAATTTTCAACTTTCCCCTGTCCGAAAATACTATATCCGCTAACTTTTTTGTGTCTATGCTGTTATCTTCTGATAAGATTTCCCGGCCAAAAACCTCTATCACCTTTTCATACACTTCCCCCTTCTCTCTATAAAGATCCTTTATTATCTTATCTGCATCGTACACGTAAAAACCGCAATCTTCAAACAACTTAGCCACCGTAGATTTACCAGAGCCTATGTTTCCAGTTAGGGCTATTTTTAACATAGCATTTTTTTATAAGGATAAGAACTCTATAAGTCAAGGGAGGAATAAGGTTGTTCTAAAAATCCTTTAGGCAATGCTGAGTAGTTATAATAAAAACCTGATGTATGTAAGCTTGCAGTTTAAACTTCAGTTGGACAGTTCCGACAGAAAAAAGCTTTTAGAATTAATGCGTAAGCAATCATCTGCCATAAGGTCTGCTTATAAACTGCTAAAAACCAAAAACTCCCATAGCCAAATCTACCAAAAGCTAAGACAACTGTTTCCTGACCTGCCTACCAAATACATAGACTCTGCTATATACAAAGCAAAGCAATACCCAATAGACAAAAAAGTTGTGTTAGGTGAGGAGAAGGTTAGTTCCCTTAGAGGTTGGGGGGACGGCCCAATGTGGGATTTTTCGAACAGCCTCAGGGAGGAATTAATCGAAAAACATACTTTTTCTTGAAAAGAGCTATGCCTTACACTAAAAAGGCAATTTTGATATTTTTCTAATTTCCAACTCGGCGTATAAAATATAAGTTAAGAAGGATAATTAAATAAGGAGCCTGCCATGGACAGAGTGTTAATTTTTAACCCACAAGGGGATCGTGAAGCAAGCAAAAGAAAAATTGTTTTTGGAAACCCAACCAACATAATGGAACTAAACAACATCAAATACCAATGGGCTTTTGATCTATACAAAACCATGGGCTTTACCAACTTCTGGATACCAGAAGAAATACCAATGCTGGAAGACAAAAAACAGTATGAAAAACTTCTATCTGAGCACGAGAAAAGAGCTTATGAAATGGTGCTTAGCTTTTTGATAGCCCTTGACTCTTATCAGGTAAACATGCTGAAAGAGTTTGCAAGATACCTGACCGCACCTGAACTTGTAATGGCTATAACTTCTCAGGAATTTCAAGAAGCCCTGCATTCATATTCTTATCAGTTTATTCTTGAGAGCGTGGTAGATCCAAGAAAGGCAGATGAAATATACAACTACTGGAGAGAGGACCAAAAACTTATGGAAAGAAACAAACTAATAGCTGAGCTGTATAACGAGTTTATAAGAAAGCCGAATGAAGAGAATTTCATAAAGGCAGTTTTCGGAAACTACGTGCTTGAAAGTCTCTACTTTTATTCGGGGTTTGCCTTTTTCTATACATTGGGAAGGCAAGGGAAAATGTTGAACACTGTTCAACAGATAAAGTACATAAACAGAGATGAGCTAACCCATGTGACGCTTTTTAGAAACATAATCAACACTTTAAAAGAGGAATTGCCTGATCTTTTCACTCCCGAGATAAACAGGTGGGTTTATGAGTTTTTCAAATTTGCGACAGAAAAAGAGATAGAATGGGGTAAATACACCACTAACAATCAGATACTTGGACTAAACGATAAGCTTATTGAAAGATACATCAAGTATTTATCCAATCTTAGACTCTCTCAAGTTGGGTATCAACCTCTCTATCCAGAAATTACAGAAAACCCCATGAAGTGGATAGACCAGTTTAGAACGATAAACGATACAAAGACAGACTTCTTCCAAGCAAAACCCCAAACCTACGCCAAAAGAAGCGAGCTTAAATGGTAAAGTTGCAAAGCTTTGACAATTTCCTTATATTTTTATATTCCCATGAAGAGGTTTATGTTAAAATCCAAAATACACAGGGCACGTATAACTGGAGCGGAACTGCATTACGAGGGTAGTATATCCATAGATATAAGCCTTATGGAGGCAGCAGATCTGATGCCTTACGAAAAAATAGAAGTATACAACGTAAATAATGGCGCCAGGTTTTCCACATACGTTATACCCGCACCTAAATATTCTGGAGAGGTAAGGTTGAACGGAGCTGCAGCAAGGCTTGGAGCAGTTGGGGATATAATCATAATAGCTTCCTATAGTATATTTAATCAAGAAGAGCTCCACAACTTCAAACCTATTCTTGTTTACGTAGATGAATTTAATAGAATAAGAGAGATAAAAAGAGAAATAGTGGAGGAGCTTGTTTGAAGTGGCAGATATCAAAAACCTTTAGATTCGAGGCGGGGCACAGGGTTTGGAAACAAAACTTAACGCACGGAAGGGGAGCAAGCTTTACCTTAGGAAAAGAAATACCGGTAAACAAATGTATAAACCTACACGGACATAGCTATGTTCTGGAAATAGTTTTAGGTTCAGATAGCCTTTCTGAGCAGGATATGGTGATAGATTTTTATCACGTCAAGAATGCTTTAAAAGAGTTAATAGATACCATAGACCACAGTTTCATAATAGACATAAACGACCCGATGTATACAGAGCTCAAACAGGTGGCAGAAAAGTATGGAGCGTTAAAGATATTTCCTGTAGATTTTTGCCCTACGGCCGAAGCGCTTGCTAAGTTCTTTTATGATTTTGTAAAGCGAAGGTTGGAAGAGGCGGGACTGTTGGGAGAAGTTAGAGTGATAAAAACTATACTCTGGGAAACTGCCACTTCAAAAGCGGAATATTCAGAAAACATGTTATAATCTTAAAAGGAGGTGGAAAAGGTTGGTATTAGTATTGGTTGGAGAAAATGAATCCTTTGAAAAGGCTTTTAAAAAGTTCAAGAGGATAGTGGAAAAGGAGGGAATACTAACAGAGGTAAGAAGGCGTCAATTTTATGAAAAACCAAGCGAAAAGAAGAAAAGAAGAGAACGCCAGGCAAGAAAGAGAATAGCTAAAGCTATGAAAAAAAGGAACGTTATTTAAAAGCAGTTTACTTTCCCATTTTGTAACTCCTGAGAACCTCCCTTTGTTCTTCAAGGATAAGTTTTCTTATGGTTTCTTCTTGTGATTTTTTTAGGTTCAAAAACTTTACTCCTATACACGTTTTTTCTGTTAAGCTTCTTATGTTTATTATCTCCGAGAGTATCCGATCAAAATAATTATTCTTCCACTCAAATTCTATTAGTAGGCTTTCACCTTCCCTTAGTTCGAAAGGGCCCTTGAGGCACACTTTTAAACCTCCAACACTTATATCCTCTATAGTTCCTTCTACAAAAGCTTCGTTTGGTATGTTTTCCATAAGTGATAGCTCTTCTGGAGTTACAACCCTTCCAAAGAAAAAAACGCGGGCAGGAATAGACACTTTCCACCTCACAGATTCCCTTAACTGTATTTTACCAAGCTTTTCGGTATGCGGTAGAACAAGAACTATCTTACTACCCTCAAGGTAAGTATTTAAAACCTCCTCCTGAAAGTAGTATCTACCATCGTCTTCTCTAAGAAAAGAGAAACTAATTTTCTCTCCCACTTCGGGAATATCCTCCAATCTGTCCAGTATGGCTATGTGCAGCTCCTTCTCCGTTTTTTCCCAAACAGCGGCACTGTATGAATTTCCTTTATAAGAAATAAAACCGGTTTGATAGAGCTCTATATCCCTTGTGGTAGACAGAGGCAAAAACCAGGGTAGATGTTCAAATTTAAGTTTTTTCCTAACACTTACTATGATTGGAATATTATCTGAGTTCTTTTTAATCAGCTTTCCAGCACACTTTTCAAATACATACTTGCTATGGAATAGTTTACTAGGCTCACTTAAATTACGAGCACACTCGTATAGCACATTGATCTCCTCTTCTTCAAGTCCAAAAGATTCACCAACAACTTTAAATTCTCTTTTTAACATGTTACTTTTAATGTATTTAGAAATAAAGTAGGGAAGTAGTATCAAAACTGATATGGAGGCAAACAGACCAAAAAGGGAAATTATAATATCCTGCAAGCTGGGCTCAAACATGTATTTTGTCGCTTCTTTAAAAGTTTCAAATCTTCCCTGATAGTTCATAAAGAAGAGGTCCTCCTTAAAAATGCTCTTCTATGTATCTTTCTGCCTCTATAGCAGCTATACACCCTTCCCCCACTGCCACTGCCACCTGGCCAGTAGCTCCACTCCTGCAGTCTCCACATGCAAATACACCCTCCAAATTAGTCCTCATCCTATTGTCGGTGATTATGTATCCCTTATCGTCCATTTCCACAGTCCCTTTAAGGAAACCAGTAGAGGGCTCCAACCCTATAAATATAAAAACACCTTCTACAGCTAAGGTAGAAAATTCTCCCGTCTGTGTATCCTTAAGGAGAAGGCTTTCCACAGCTTCTCCTCCCCTTATTTCCTCTACTACCTTGTTAGGTATAAACTTTATCTTTGGATGGGACAGAACTCTCTCTTGAAGATGTTTTTGAGCTCTAAGCTGGTCCCTCCTGTGAATCAGATAAACTAGGCTTGCAAAATGGGTCAAGAATAAACTTTCCTGACAGGCTGAATCGCCACCCCCCACCACAGCTATGGGCACACCGTCAAAAAGGGCACCGTCGCAAGTAGCACAATAAGAAACTCCTCTGTTTAGAAATTCCTCTTCACCCTTGACTCCCAACTTTCTTGGATTAGCACCCACTGCCAGTATAACTGTCTTGGCTCTCAACAACTCACCCGTTCTCAGATGGAGAAAGATTTCTTTTTCTATTTTCTCTATCTTCACTACTTCCTTTCTGTGAATTTCCAAACCGAACCGCTCTGCCTGCTGTTTGAACCTCTGGGTAAGCTCTTTTCCACTTATTCCCTCTGGAAAGCCAGGATAGTTTTCCACGAGGTCCGTTATAGCTATCTGTCCTCCAAGGGTGCCTTTCTCTAAGAGTAAAGTATGAAGTTTAGCCCTTGCGCAGTATAGGCCGGCAGTTAGACCAGCAGGACCTCCCCCCACTATCACGCAGTCGTAGAGGATGTCTTCTGAAATCATATATGGCTTAGTATCATCTGTCTAAGAGCTTCCTTAGGTTGAACTCCTATCCTTGTATCTACCACTTCACCGTTTTTGAAAAGCATCAAAGTAGGTATAGCCCTTATGCCATACTGCATGGCTATGTTAGGGTTCTCATCTGTGTTTAACTTGCCAAATTTTACTCTATCTCCAAATTCCATAGCAAGCTCCTCTATCAGAGGTGCGATTATCCTACATGGCCCACACCACGGTGCCCAAAAATCCACCAAAACCGGCTTGTCCGAGTTTAGGACTTCCGCATGCCAATTGCTTTCACTCAAAACTATCACGTTTCCTGCCATTTGATCACCTCCTTGCTTAAGATTTCGTAAATTTTAAGCGCTCTATCATCCTTAATATAATAGCAGACTATGGAACCGTCCCTCTTGCAACCAACTATGCCTTTGTTTCTTAATATTCCCAGGTGTTGAGAGACGTTAGGTTGAGAGATTTTAAGAAGTTCGCTCAGATTTTTAACGCATTGCTTCCCCTCTATCAAAGTTGCCAGTATTCTCAACCTTATAGGATGTGCCAAAGCCTTCAGAAACTCGGCCCACTCTTCAAGTATTTCTTGGTCCTGATACTCCATCTTTCATCTCCAAAAATTATATTAGCACATTAATATATAATTTGAAAATCTTACTAAATCTGAGAAGGGGAACAAATGAGGCTTGCATCTGTTGATGTGGGTTCCTATTCCTGTAGGTTTAGCGTGGCAGATTTTTCCAATTCCTTCCAACTGATCTATGAAGAGGGTAATATCACAGCCTTGGCAACTGGTCTAAAAGATGGAAATTACCTTCTGGAAGAAAGGATGGAGGAAACTCTAAAAGTAATAAAGCACTATATCTCAAAGGCAAAAGATTTAGGAGTGGATAGAATAGTTCTTGTAGGAACCGAAGCTCTTAGAAGAGCAAAGAATGCTGACGATTTTTTAAAAAGGGTGAAGGAAGAAACTGGTTATGACTTAAATGTCATCACACCGGAGGAAGAGGGAAGCTTGGCTTTTCTGGCGGTGGCTTTTTCCTTAAAGCCCGAAGGTAAATTCTGCATCATAGACCAGGGGGGTGGTTCCACAGAGTTTGTGTGCGGAAGAGGGTTTGAAGTTGAATACCTAAGATCTTTACCAGTAGGTATAGTTAATCTAACTGAGGAGTTTATAAAAAACGACCCACCTACCAACTACGAGCTTGAGTCTCTAAAGAACTTTTTGGACAATGCTATTTATCAAGTAATTACACCCTGCGATGTGCTGATTGGCTTGGGTGGAACGATAACTACCATAAGTGCTATAAAGCATGGAGTATTTCCATACGAAGGAGAAAAGGTGCATGGAACTAAGCTTAGCTTGGACGATATAATGTTTTGGCTTGAAACTCTAAGTAGTATGAAAGCGGATGATAGAGTAAAGCATTTCCCACACATAGAACCAAAGAGGGCTAAGGTGATCATCCCGGGGCTTGTGATATTCTACAGAGCTATGATGTTGTTTGGCAAAAGGGAGATAATCGTAAGCGACTGGGGTATTAAGGAGGGTGTGTTAATAAGAGAGTATCTAAAACAAAAAACTACCTAAGAAATTTTCTTTCCTAGAAAAGAGGCTATTTTTGGAGAGTAGACAAAGCTTATGCTTCCAAGTATTGAGCTCAAAAATACTACAAGAAAGACAAAAGGCTGAGCACTGGGAAGTAGACTGGCAAAGATCAGGGAAAACTCACCCCTTGGTAAGAAAGATAGGCTTGCCCTGATGGCTGCTCTTCTGCTAAGTCCATACAGCCTTGCTCCTATGTATGTGGAAATTGCCTTTGTGATTATGGAAAGAACGAGAGCTACGAGCAAAAGTAAAAGACTTTGCTCAATGGATACATCAGAGGTGTAAGTAAAACTGAAGAAAAAGACACCTAAGGAAAGCTCTTTTAGATCTGTAAGTTTTTCCTCCACAGCCTTATAGGTAAGGCTCTGCTCTGGGACTATAACACCAAGTAAAAAGGCAATCATGGCAGAAGATATTCCCAACCACTCTCCCACGCCACATAACAGTAATAGCAAACCCAATATCATGAAAGGGAAAATTGGCTCGTAAGCGATTTTATCTGCATGGCTAACTCCTCTGTGTGCTAAATCTCTAAGTAGGTAAAATACAAAGAACAAAAGTACGAGAAAGATTACACTTCTAAGTATTAGAAAAGTCCGATCCTCATCTACTTTTCCTACACCAGAAATCAGAGACAGAAGGATTATGGATAGGATATCCTCAAATATGAGTATACCTATAAGAAGGTCTGCTTCTGGAAGAACCAATCTTTTATAGTCGGATAGAAGCTTAGCCACTATGGATGTGCTTGAAGGATAAAGGGCGGCTGAAACTACGATAGAAAAAGAAAGGTCCTTAGTAATAGCATAGGCTGCTAAAAAAATCGGGAAGAAGTTAAATACAAAATCAACCAAACCTGGCTTTAGCACATTCTTCATATTCCACAGGCGTTCAAAAGAGTATTCAAGCCCTATGAAGAAAAACAAAAATACAATGGCGGAGTGCTCCAAGATGGCCACCCAATCAATCACCTTCTCTGGGAAAATAGCCTTTCCCAAAAAACCAGCCAACATAAAGGAGATGATATACGGAACGCGCAGGAATTTAAGGGATAGAGCTAAGAAAAAAAGCAGACTAAATAGTACCCCAACCCATATTAGGATTTCCTCCGAATGCATTTAAGTGCTACACCTTCCACAAAGGTCTAAAAATGCCTTTATCTGTGCTCTGGTTCCTACCGCTATAAGGACATCCCCTACCTCTATCTTCTCCTTATAGGGATCCGGGCTCGGTATGACCTTTCCTCCTCTCTCTATGGCTATTATTGAAACACCTGTCTTTCTTCTGATTTCAAGCTGGGCAATGGTTTTGTTAGCAAGGTTTGACCCATCCTCTACCTTAATCCACTCCATAACCACTTGTTGAAGGATCATCTCCATCTTCTCTGCAGAAACCGGTTGGTAAGTAGCTCCAGCTACAAGAAAACCAAGCTCCTTTGCTTCTTCATCCGTTAGTTCTATAAAACAACTTGGCTCCTCATCTTCCATCAGGTATATTTCCCTTCGTCCAGTGTTGTGTATGATTATTACAAGCTCCTTACCACTTTTTAGCAGAACTCCATATTTTTTGCCTATGCCTGGCAGATCAGTCTCTCTTATCTTCATCGCTATAGATTATATCCCTAACTCTTGCAATTAAGTTTTTGCTAGCCAAGACTATTGCTCTTACATCTTCTCTTTCCTCTCCAATAAAACCACTCTGTATGATTTCCAGAAGCTTTTGTATTTGCCTTTCCATCTCTTCCATCTGCTCCTTCATCCTGATTATTATCTCAATGCCAGCCAGGTTCACTCCAAGATCTCTGGAAAGAGTAAGGACTAGCTCAAGCCTTTTGAGGTCATCCTCCGTGTAGTATCTTGTTCTTCCCCTGCTTCTGTATGGCTTTATCAAACCCTCTCTTTCGTAGAGCCTGAGAGTTTGTGGATGTATATTATACATCTCCGCCACAACGCTTATGGTGTATCTTTTCTTAACTTCCTTCTTCATGCTTGTCTCGTTTTAATCCTTTGAGGTTCTGGCAGTAGTTTGTCTAACTCTTCCAAAAGTTGCTTAACTCTTCTTCCATCGCCAAAGAGCTTTTCTACCAGACCCAGCTTAGGCACGTCTATGTGTATCCTGAGGATAAGGTCTCCAAAACCGCCACCTCTCAACCTTGGCATACCTTTACCTTCCACCTTAAAGGTGTCCCCTTCCTTTGTGCCAGGTGGGATCCTTACCTTGATCCTTTCGCCCGTTAGAGTGGGCACCTCAACCTCTGTACCTAAGACTGCTTCTGTGAGCTTAATACTGATGTCTAAGTATAGATTGTCCCCCCTCCTTTCAAACGTATGATGGGGTTTTACCTTAATTAGAAGGTATAGGTCCCCCGCCTGTCCTCCGTATAGCCCAGCATGACCTTTACCTTCCACAAAAACCCTACTTCCATTATCTACACCAGGTGGAATACGCACCTTTATTTCTTCTTTCTGCGGAATGGTTCCTTTTCCAGCACACCTGCTACACGGATCTCTTATCACACCCTCTCCATTGCAAGTTGGACAAGTTTGAGATATGCTTATAAAAAACTGTCTTTGATAGATTACACCCCTTCCACCGCACGTGGGACACGTCCTTTCCCCTTTGCTTTTATCATAACCGTAGCCTTCGCAGACTGGACAAGGGACTTCTCTGACCACTGGTATGCTTACCACTTTCCCAGAGTAAGCCTCTTCAAGGGTTAGCTCTATGGTATAATAGATATCCTCACCTTTAATCGGTCTTCTTTGAGTGCGCCTTCTTCCTCTCCTTTCAAAAACATCCTCAAAACCAAAACCCTTAAATATGTCTTCTATGGTTTCAAACAGATCTCCCCAACTTTCTTGAGAGTATCCTCCAGCACCGGCCCCCTGAAAGGCAGCGTGTCCATACTGGTCATAGAGCTTTCTCTTTTCTGGGTCCGATAGAACTTGATAAGCTTCGTTGATCTCCTTGAACTTTTCCTGCGCCTCTGGATCTTTGTTAAAATCTGGATGATACTTTCTGGCAAGCCTTCGGTATGCCTTCTTTATCTCCTCCTGGGTAGCATTTCTTGAAATCCCAAGCACTTCATAGTAGTCTTTTTTTGAAGATTGCATGAATATTTATAATAAACTTTAGTCTATCGTTGTCAAGAGTGCATGGCTTTTAGAAAGTCTTTGTTTGTCTTGAACTTTCTGAGCTTGTCCAGTAGAAACTCCATAGCCTCTATGGGGTCCATCGTTGCCAAAAACTTTCTTAGAACCCATATTCTTTGCAGTTCCCACTCTTCAAGTAAAAGCTCTTCCTTCCTTGTGCCAGACTTTTCAATGTTTATGGCTGGGAATATCCTTCTTTCCATAAGTCTTCTATCCAAGTGTATTTCCATGTTTCCTGTGCCTTTGAACTCCTCGTATATAACATCGTCCATCCTTGAACCAGTTTCTATAAGAGCGGTAGCTATTATAGTCAAAGAGCCTCCCTCTTCTATGTTTCTTGCAGCACCGAAGAACTTCTTAGGTCTTTGAAGGGCGGTTGCCTCTATGCCACCAGATAGGACCCTACCCGTAGATGGAGTTACTGCGTTGGAAGCTCTGCCAAAGCGTGTCATAGAGTCCAAAAGTATGACCACATCTTTTCCCAGCTCTACCATCCTCTTTGCCTTTTCTATTACCAGCTCTGCCACCTGCATGTGCCTTTCTGGTGGCTCGTCAAAAGTAGAAGCAACAACTTCGGCCCCTTCGCCCACGATCCTTCTCATTTCTGTCACTTCCTCGGGCCTTTCGTCTATTAGAAGGATAATCAGGTAGACCTCCGGATGGTTCTGTATGATTGCCTTTGCTATTTTTTGCAAAAGCACAGTTTTACCAGCTTTTGGGGGTGCCACGATAAGTCCTCTTTGCCCCTTGCCTATGGGGGCTATCAGACTTACTACCCTTGTGGACAGCTCTTCCGGTGTGGTTTCCAACTTAAACCTTTCTGTGGGATGAAAGGGGGTAAGCTTTTCAAATTGGGGTCTTGCTTTTAAAATGTCTGGGTTTGGGCTCAAACCAGAAACTGTTTCTATTTTTATAAGAGCTTGGTACTTTTCCCTCTCTTGGGGCGGCCTTGCAAAACCTACTATTACATCTCCAGTTCTAAGGCCAAATTTCTTTATCTGAGATGGTGCCACATAAACATCGTTGGAGTTAGGCATGTAATTATTTTCCTGTCTTCTTATAAAACCATAACCTTCAGGTAATATTTCCAACACACCTTTTATGAAGTTCAAACCTTCCAGTTGGGCTTGCGCCTGCAGGATACTTTCCATAAGCTCTTCCTTCCTAAGTCCAGTAACCCGCTTCAGGTCTAACTCTCTACCTATTTTCTGAAGCTCGGAGAAGGAGAGCTTCTTTAACTCTTCGTATGAATAAATCTTTCTCTCCTGAATTTGGGATTCCTCCATCGCTTACCTCCTTACTTGCCTATACAGAAATTAGAAAATATTTCTCCTAAAATTTCCTCTGTTGCTATTTCACCTACCAATTCGTCCAAATAACTTTGGATCTCTCTCAGATAAAGCATTAGGATTTCTGGGGACACCTCTTCTCTGTTTATTTTATTCAATACTAATTTTATCACCTCTGAGGATTTTTGCAAGAGGTCTGCATGTCTGATTGAAATATAAAGTCCCTCGCCCATACTTCTCCCCACTACTTCTAGCACAAGATCTTTTAACTCTTGCAGACCTTCCCCACTTTTAGCACTAACCTTAACAAAGTTTTTAAACGTTTCCATGTGCCCATCCCAGAATCCCAGATCCACCTTGTTTAACACTACGATGTGGTTCTTATCCTTGACGAGGGAATATATGTAAAGGTCTTCTTCTTGAAGTGGCTCGTGGGCTTGGGCTACGAAAAGTATCAAGTGCGCGCTGTTTAATTTCTCTATGCTCCTTTGGATACCTATCCTCTCCACTGGGTCCAAAGAGTGTCTTATCCCCGCTGTGTCTATGAGGTTTATGGGAATACCTTCCAAGTTCAGAGGTTCTTGCAAAAAGTCCCTTGTGGTGCCTGGTATGTCCGTTACTATAGCCCTTTGGGTTCCAAGCAATCTGTTAAAAAGCGAAGACTTACCTACGTTTGGCTTTCCCACAATAGCCAAGTTAAGACCCTTTCTCAAAAACTCTCCCGTTTTTACAGTAGAAAGCAAGCTCTCTATCTTATCCAAGATATCTTTAAGAGACTCTATTATCTCCTGCTTGCTGATAGTGGGGATGTCTTGATCTTCAAACTCTATGCTTGCTTCCACAAAGGCGCAGAGGTTAATAAGTTTTTCCCTAAGCGGTTTTATAAACTCCGATAGATCTCCTCTTAGCTGTCTTAGAGCGCTTTTTAGCGCTAGCTCTGACTTTGCTCCTATTAGGTCCCCAACAGCTTCCGCCTGAAGCAGGTCTATCTTTCCATTCAAAAAAGCCCTCTTGGTAAATTCTCCCCTCTGAGCCATTCTAACTCCATTGTTCAAGAAAAGCTCAACAACCCTTTTGAGAATAAGAGGGTTTCCGTGCAAAAATAACTCCACCATATCCTCTCCCGTATAGCTTTTGGGAGCTTTGTAGTAAATCATTATTCCCTCGTCTATCTGCTCTCCTCTTTCGTCAAAGAGCTTAACAAGATGGGCATACCTCTCTTTTATTTTCCCCTTTGTCTTTACAAAAGGCAAAACCTTTTCAAGCACGCCAAGACCACTTAACCTTACAACACCTATAGCACTTTCTCCGTATGGTGTAGCTATGGCTACTATGGGTTCTCTTTGTTTCATGTTTCAAGCCAGCCCGGCGGGAGTCGAACCCGCAACCTTGGGATCCGTAGTCCCACGCTCTATCCAGTTGAGCTACGGGCCGTTTATTTTAATTATAAGCGTGCCCGGGGGGACTTGAACCCCCGACCTTGGGTTCCGGAGACCCACGCTCTATCCAACTGAGCTACGGGCACTATCTAAATTAAAATATTAGCATGGCTATAAAGTTCGGCACAGATGGATGGAGGGCAGTAATAGGAGACGAATTTACCTTTGAAAGCGTTAGAAAGGTGGCCTATG from Thermocrinis sp. includes:
- a CDS encoding 6-carboxytetrahydropterin synthase, which produces MKWQISKTFRFEAGHRVWKQNLTHGRGASFTLGKEIPVNKCINLHGHSYVLEIVLGSDSLSEQDMVIDFYHVKNALKELIDTIDHSFIIDINDPMYTELKQVAEKYGALKIFPVDFCPTAEALAKFFYDFVKRRLEEAGLLGEVRVIKTILWETATSKAEYSENML
- the panD gene encoding aspartate 1-decarboxylase, which translates into the protein MKRFMLKSKIHRARITGAELHYEGSISIDISLMEAADLMPYEKIEVYNVNNGARFSTYVIPAPKYSGEVRLNGAAARLGAVGDIIIIASYSIFNQEELHNFKPILVYVDEFNRIREIKREIVEELV
- a CDS encoding ribonucleotide-diphosphate reductase subunit beta, whose amino-acid sequence is MDRVLIFNPQGDREASKRKIVFGNPTNIMELNNIKYQWAFDLYKTMGFTNFWIPEEIPMLEDKKQYEKLLSEHEKRAYEMVLSFLIALDSYQVNMLKEFARYLTAPELVMAITSQEFQEALHSYSYQFILESVVDPRKADEIYNYWREDQKLMERNKLIAELYNEFIRKPNEENFIKAVFGNYVLESLYFYSGFAFFYTLGRQGKMLNTVQQIKYINRDELTHVTLFRNIINTLKEELPDLFTPEINRWVYEFFKFATEKEIEWGKYTTNNQILGLNDKLIERYIKYLSNLRLSQVGYQPLYPEITENPMKWIDQFRTINDTKTDFFQAKPQTYAKRSELKW
- the rpsU gene encoding 30S ribosomal protein S21 produces the protein MVLVLVGENESFEKAFKKFKRIVEKEGILTEVRRRQFYEKPSEKKKRRERQARKRIAKAMKKRNVI
- a CDS encoding TIGR00269 family protein, producing MRRCAKCSDKGTIYLPEHRLSLCKTHYLEWFESRVEKAIKSFRMFSKEDNILVAVSGGKDSLGLWHALWKLGYKADGLYINLGIGEYSELSEKKAKAFADKIGKKLHVVYLKENIMDIPTLKELQSRPACSVCGTLKRYYMNLTAKKLGYSVIATGHNLDDECAVLMGNVLSWNIDYLVRQYPVLEEGNGFVRKVKPLCLVSEKQSAMYAFLSGIDFVEDECPYAVGASSISYKLIMAKIEEESPGTKLRFYLEFIRKVRPMFALKQNVKLNPCQVCGEPTTGDVCSVCRLKMRLEASKAGMKQNF
- the coaE gene encoding dephospho-CoA kinase (Dephospho-CoA kinase (CoaE) performs the final step in coenzyme A biosynthesis.), with protein sequence MLKIALTGNIGSGKSTVAKLFEDCGFYVYDADKIIKDLYREKGEVYEKVIEVFGREILSEDNSIDTKKLADIVFSDRGKLKILEDITHSALYRRLDEVFKTLPKDAVAIVEASLVLEKKTKGRYDFLVLVYAPYDVCKLRSLAKGITQEDFERRWKNQMDPEEKLKRADYVVDNSGDLKKTKERVAELCKLFKNFVSFQP
- a CDS encoding PilZ domain-containing protein, which translates into the protein MNYQGRFETFKEATKYMFEPSLQDIIISLFGLFASISVLILLPYFISKYIKSNMLKREFKVVGESFGLEEEEINVLYECARNLSEPSKLFHSKYVFEKCAGKLIKKNSDNIPIIVSVRKKLKFEHLPWFLPLSTTRDIELYQTGFISYKGNSYSAAVWEKTEKELHIAILDRLEDIPEVGEKISFSFLREDDGRYYFQEEVLNTYLEGSKIVLVLPHTEKLGKIQLRESVRWKVSIPARVFFFGRVVTPEELSLMENIPNEAFVEGTIEDISVGGLKVCLKGPFELREGESLLIEFEWKNNYFDRILSEIINIRSLTEKTCIGVKFLNLKKSQEETIRKLILEEQREVLRSYKMGK